The genomic region AGAGCTTCGGAAACGACGTTCCACCCGTGCTGCAGGAATTTTACGGCATAGGCGGGTTTAATTCCCTTGCTTACCATTTTATTGTAACACACAATCGTTCCCGCTTGGAGCATACCGCAAAGGATGGTCTGTTCGCCCATAAGATCGGACTTTACTTCCGCAACAAAGTCGGACTCAAGAACGCCAGCCTTATTGCCTCCCATGCCTACCGCTAAAGCCTTTGCATAAGCCCAGCCCTTTCCTTCAGGATCGTTTTTAGGATGAACGGCTATGAGATCGGGAACTCCGAATCCTCTCTGGAATTCATGCCATACTTCAGTCCCCGGTCCCTTGGGAGCGCACATGACAACCGTAATATCCGGGCGGATCTGCATTCCTTCTTCGACAATATTAAACCCGTGACTGTACCAAAGAGCGGAGCCCTTTTTCATGCGCTTCATAACTTCGGTAACTACGGCTGTGTGCTGCTTGTCGGGAGTAAGATTTCCTACGATATCCGCCGCGGGAATAATTTCATCGTAAGTGCCTACTTTGAAACCGTTTTCAACGGCATTTTTCCAACTTTGGCGTTTTTCTTTGATCGCGTCTTCACGGAGCGCATAACTTACGTCAAGGCCGCTGTCTCTCAAGCACATTCCTTGATTTAAGCCCTGAGCTCCGCAGCCTACGATAACGATTTTTTTACCTTTAAGAGCTTTTACTCCGTCTGAAAATTCTTCACGCGCCATCGAACGGCAATGTCCGAGCTGCAGCCTGGCTTGCCGCCACGGAATCGAGTTAAAATAATTCTGTCCCATCACTATCTCCACTATATAAAACCTGTATTGTGAATAAATTATATATGTAAATCATTGCTCGGTAAAGAGGAGCGGTACGGAGTAAAGACGATCAGCATGGCCGACAACCGGAGTTAGAGCTGTGTTGTTTGGAAAATCTTAGTGCTCTCGGCGAACACAGAACCGTCATACGAAGCATCCGCATAAGAGTATGCAAGCTGTTCGCATAACGGTATGCGAGCTTTTCGCATAAGGCGATGCGAGTTATCCGCATGGAACGATACGAGCCGTTCGCATA from Treponema parvum harbors:
- the ilvC gene encoding ketol-acid reductoisomerase: MGQNYFNSIPWRQARLQLGHCRSMAREEFSDGVKALKGKKIVIVGCGAQGLNQGMCLRDSGLDVSYALREDAIKEKRQSWKNAVENGFKVGTYDEIIPAADIVGNLTPDKQHTAVVTEVMKRMKKGSALWYSHGFNIVEEGMQIRPDITVVMCAPKGPGTEVWHEFQRGFGVPDLIAVHPKNDPEGKGWAYAKALAVGMGGNKAGVLESDFVAEVKSDLMGEQTILCGMLQAGTIVCYNKMVSKGIKPAYAVKFLQHGWNVVSEALKWGGITNMMDRLSNPAKIKANEISKELKSLLTPLYQKHMDDIISGKFSSTMMKDWANKDHDLLAWREETGKLPFETTAETDEEISEQEYFDKGILLVAMVKAGCELAFETMVDAGIKPESAYYESLHEVPLIANLIDRKKLYEMNRVISDTAEYGCALFSNTAVPFLEKEFMGKIDIDVIGKGIALRDNSVNNTELVNVNSEIREHPIEVVGRKLRKYMTSMKAIQV